The following proteins are co-located in the Paludibaculum fermentans genome:
- a CDS encoding L-fucose/L-arabinose isomerase family protein, whose amino-acid sequence MSIDPSGLAPAKIDAAQSRGRVGVFGIGLAAYWPQFPGLRERLCGYQAEVEAHVAGLGLEVVSAGLVDSATGAQDAARLFAASDLDLILCYVGTYATSSQVLPVVQRAKLPVLVLNLQPVQALDYENVDTGEWLANCSTCCVPEISNAFARARVQFRVVSGTLRDDPEAWGAIEEWCLAARAAAALRSSRIGFLGHTYPGMLDMYSDFTMVSAQTGAHIEILEMCDLDRCVREAAAEEVADKSRVAREMFTLENVSEGDLEWAARVAAGLDRLVAGFSLNGLTYYYRGLDGNPYERLGAGVILGNSLLTARGIPASGEGDLKTCLAMMILDRLGAGGSFTEFYAMDFRENFVLMGHDGPGHLAITDRKPVLRGLVLYHGKRGSGVSVEFNVKTGPVTLLAMTQTAEGSLKMITAQGVSEPGPTMRIGNTNSRLRFPLGPREFVNRWCAEGPTHHCALGVGHVERTIAKLGELLQIPVVSVC is encoded by the coding sequence CCAAGATTGACGCAGCACAATCGCGAGGACGGGTGGGCGTATTCGGCATCGGGCTGGCTGCCTACTGGCCGCAGTTTCCGGGCCTGCGTGAGCGCTTGTGCGGCTACCAGGCAGAGGTGGAAGCGCACGTCGCCGGGCTCGGCCTGGAGGTGGTCTCGGCCGGGTTGGTGGATTCGGCCACAGGCGCACAGGACGCGGCGCGGCTGTTCGCGGCATCCGATCTGGACCTGATCCTGTGCTACGTCGGCACCTATGCGACGTCCTCGCAGGTGCTGCCCGTGGTGCAGCGGGCCAAACTGCCGGTGCTGGTGCTGAACCTGCAGCCTGTGCAGGCGCTCGACTACGAGAACGTCGACACGGGCGAGTGGCTGGCCAACTGCTCCACCTGCTGCGTGCCGGAGATCTCGAACGCGTTCGCCCGGGCGCGGGTCCAGTTTCGAGTGGTGTCGGGCACGCTGCGTGACGACCCCGAAGCCTGGGGCGCAATCGAGGAGTGGTGCCTGGCGGCGCGCGCGGCGGCGGCGCTGCGGTCGAGCCGCATCGGATTCCTCGGCCACACGTACCCAGGCATGCTCGACATGTATTCCGACTTCACGATGGTCAGCGCGCAGACTGGGGCGCATATCGAGATCCTTGAGATGTGCGACCTCGACCGCTGCGTGCGCGAAGCAGCCGCGGAAGAGGTGGCGGATAAATCGAGGGTCGCGCGAGAGATGTTCACGCTGGAGAACGTGTCCGAGGGCGATCTCGAATGGGCGGCGCGCGTGGCGGCGGGGCTCGACCGCCTGGTGGCGGGCTTCTCGCTGAACGGTCTCACCTATTACTACCGCGGCCTGGACGGCAATCCGTACGAGCGGCTGGGCGCGGGCGTGATTCTCGGGAATTCGCTGCTGACCGCGCGCGGCATTCCGGCCAGCGGCGAAGGCGACCTCAAGACTTGTCTCGCGATGATGATTCTCGACCGCCTGGGCGCCGGCGGCTCGTTCACCGAGTTTTACGCGATGGACTTTCGCGAGAACTTCGTTCTGATGGGGCACGACGGGCCGGGCCACCTGGCGATCACTGACCGGAAGCCGGTGCTGCGCGGGTTGGTTCTCTATCACGGCAAGCGCGGCAGCGGCGTCAGTGTCGAGTTCAACGTGAAGACGGGGCCGGTGACGCTGCTGGCGATGACGCAGACGGCTGAGGGTTCGTTGAAGATGATCACGGCGCAGGGCGTCTCGGAGCCCGGCCCGACGATGAGAATCGGCAACACGAATTCACGGCTCCGCTTCCCGCTGGGACCGCGTGAATTCGTGAATCGATGGTGCGCCGAGGGTCCGACACACCACTGCGCGCTGGGCGTCGGCCACGTGGAACGGACCATCGCAAAACTAGGTGAACTGCTGCAGATTCCCGTGGTCAGTGTGTGCTGA
- a CDS encoding Gfo/Idh/MocA family protein encodes MSENQTDTTSRRQFLSNTGRTAGVSALAGIALPHVHAAENNTISVALVGCGGRGTGAAVNALSVTNGPVKLVAMADVVPKKMSDSYDKLKTQFAGQVDVPPERRFLGFDAYRQAMDAMKPGDVVILGTPPAFRWVQFTHAIDRGLHTFMEKPVTVDGPTTKRMLKLGEQASQKNLKVGVGLMVRHCRARQELLDRIKQGQIGEIVAMRAYRMGQGGGTAPPKPEGISELTYQISRFHAFLWASGGVFSDYYIHQIDECSWMKGAWPVEAHAVGGRHYRGDSLDQNFDVYSVQYTFPDGTKLFFDGRNMAGARDEFASYAHGSKGSAVISTMSHTPGMTRIYKGQKIPTVTSKKDLPLPEDPNLVWAYPQPEKSPYQYEWDDLMEAIRKDKPYNEVKRGAEASLVASMGRMAAHTGQIITFDQMMNCPHEFAPDVDKLTMDGPPPLRLGPDGKYPVPEPGIKKDREY; translated from the coding sequence ATGAGTGAAAACCAAACAGACACCACTTCCCGCCGCCAGTTTCTGAGCAACACCGGCCGCACTGCCGGCGTTTCCGCCCTGGCCGGCATCGCGCTGCCGCACGTACATGCGGCGGAGAACAACACGATTTCCGTGGCCCTGGTTGGCTGCGGCGGCCGTGGCACAGGAGCCGCGGTGAATGCCCTGTCGGTGACCAACGGCCCCGTCAAGCTCGTGGCCATGGCCGATGTCGTGCCAAAGAAGATGAGCGACAGCTACGACAAGCTGAAGACTCAGTTCGCGGGCCAGGTGGACGTTCCGCCGGAGCGGCGCTTCCTGGGCTTCGACGCCTACAGACAAGCGATGGATGCCATGAAGCCGGGCGATGTGGTGATCCTCGGGACGCCCCCCGCGTTCCGCTGGGTTCAGTTCACGCACGCCATTGACCGCGGGCTCCACACGTTCATGGAGAAGCCTGTGACGGTGGATGGCCCCACGACGAAGCGCATGTTGAAGCTGGGCGAGCAGGCCAGCCAGAAGAACCTCAAGGTGGGTGTCGGCCTGATGGTGCGCCACTGCCGCGCTCGGCAGGAACTGCTCGACCGCATCAAACAGGGGCAGATCGGCGAAATCGTGGCGATGCGCGCATACCGCATGGGCCAGGGCGGCGGCACGGCTCCGCCGAAGCCGGAAGGCATCAGCGAGCTTACATACCAGATCTCCCGTTTCCACGCGTTTCTCTGGGCGAGCGGCGGCGTCTTCAGCGACTACTACATCCACCAGATCGACGAATGCAGTTGGATGAAGGGCGCCTGGCCGGTAGAGGCGCATGCCGTCGGCGGACGCCACTACCGCGGCGATTCGCTCGATCAGAACTTCGACGTTTACTCCGTCCAATACACCTTCCCTGACGGCACGAAGCTGTTCTTCGATGGCCGGAACATGGCGGGCGCCCGTGACGAGTTCGCCAGTTATGCCCACGGCTCGAAGGGCTCGGCGGTGATCTCCACCATGTCGCATACACCCGGCATGACAAGGATTTACAAGGGTCAGAAGATCCCGACAGTCACTTCCAAGAAGGATCTGCCGCTGCCGGAAGATCCCAATCTGGTGTGGGCCTATCCGCAGCCGGAAAAGAGCCCGTATCAGTATGAGTGGGACGACCTGATGGAAGCGATCCGGAAGGACAAGCCCTACAACGAAGTGAAGCGCGGCGCTGAAGCGAGCCTGGTGGCGTCGATGGGCCGCATGGCCGCGCACACGGGCCAGATCATCACCTTCGACCAGATGATGAACTGCCCGCACGAGTTCGCTCCGGATGTAGACAAACTGACAATGGACGGGCCGCCTCCGCTGCGGCTGGGACCGGACGGCAAGTATCCGGTGCCGGAACCCGGTATCAAGAAGGACCGGGAATACTAG